One window from the genome of Paraconexibacter algicola encodes:
- a CDS encoding cupredoxin domain-containing protein, translating to MTRHARHALLAGAAAAALVPVALASAQDGPPTPTASAAATKTVTMQGVAFSPKTVRISKGGKVRFRWADNGIVHNVTPVGSKRFKLVVNGRSRATASNRTKGTVTTAAITKAGTYTYICTIHAQSEPDGSFAPGSMVGRIIVK from the coding sequence ATGACCCGTCACGCACGTCACGCCCTCCTCGCCGGCGCCGCGGCCGCCGCGCTCGTCCCGGTCGCCCTCGCGTCCGCGCAGGACGGGCCGCCCACCCCGACCGCGTCGGCCGCCGCGACGAAGACGGTGACCATGCAGGGCGTCGCCTTCTCCCCGAAGACGGTGCGCATCTCCAAGGGCGGCAAGGTCCGCTTCCGCTGGGCGGACAACGGGATCGTCCACAACGTCACCCCGGTCGGCAGCAAGCGCTTCAAGCTCGTCGTCAACGGCCGGTCGCGCGCGACCGCGTCCAACCGCACCAAGGGCACCGTGACGACCGCGGCCATCACGAAGGCCGGCACCTACACCTACATCTGCACGATCCACGCCCAGTCCGAGCCCGACGGCTCGTTCGCGCCGGGCAGCATGGTCGGGCGGATCATCGTCAAGTAG
- a CDS encoding ferritin-like domain-containing protein, translating to MTDHLKAVDHLVEDAPNLDLRNWDGTNRAQFLRRAGGGFALVAGGSVLASATPTYAQSSGPTAKEILDTAFIAENLAVFVYTAGAGLKFAKSNSRTGVKKGQKFFTGRNAVYLKAALKNEQDHRDFLGNALGSAKPTVPQFQVPKSAVASPLAVLKFALALETAFVSTYLGAIKSGALDAATTLVAAQVAANEASHQGFFSFATGGKGVTKSLPDTVTLAQATTALSPYFKS from the coding sequence TTGACCGATCACCTCAAGGCCGTCGACCATCTGGTCGAGGACGCGCCCAACCTCGATCTCCGCAACTGGGACGGCACCAACCGCGCGCAGTTCCTCCGCCGTGCGGGTGGCGGCTTCGCCCTCGTCGCCGGCGGCTCGGTCCTGGCCTCGGCCACGCCGACCTACGCGCAGTCGTCCGGCCCGACCGCCAAGGAGATCCTCGACACGGCGTTCATCGCCGAGAACCTCGCGGTCTTCGTCTACACCGCGGGCGCCGGCCTGAAGTTCGCCAAGAGCAACTCGCGGACCGGCGTGAAGAAGGGCCAGAAGTTCTTCACGGGCCGCAACGCCGTGTACCTGAAGGCCGCGCTCAAGAACGAGCAGGACCACCGCGACTTCCTGGGCAACGCGCTCGGCTCGGCCAAGCCGACCGTCCCGCAGTTCCAGGTGCCCAAGTCGGCCGTCGCCTCGCCGCTGGCCGTCCTGAAGTTCGCGCTCGCGCTCGAGACCGCGTTCGTGTCGACCTACCTCGGCGCGATCAAGTCGGGCGCCCTCGACGCGGCCACCACCCTCGTCGCGGCGCAGGTCGCGGCCAACGAGGCCTCGCACCAGGGCTTCTTCTCCTTCGCCACCGGTGGCAAGGGCGTCACGAAGTCGCTGCCGGACACGGTCACGCTGGCGCAGGCCACCACGGCGCTCTCGCCGTACTTCAAGTCGTAG
- a CDS encoding PfkB family carbohydrate kinase: MSVTVVGSIAFDGVKTPFGERERMLGGAATHFALAASFFDEIRVVGPVGDDFDDAAWKTLRTRGINTDDVEHVAGGKTFFWKGVYGENLNSRETLETDLNVFETFDPKLSQAAQDADVLFLANIQPDLQYGVLQQCTKARFTALDSMDLWINIARESLEKTIKAVDCLILNDEELEQLTGKPTTYGAAQEILGWGLKAVVGKQGKYGAALYTADGVFALPAYPMTDVVDPTGAGDTFAGGFVGSIAATEGEITHDVLKRAMAYGTAIASFNVQEFGTERVERLTGDEIAARVADLQGMTAFDATPVALRG; encoded by the coding sequence ATGAGCGTGACCGTGGTCGGATCCATCGCCTTCGACGGCGTCAAGACGCCGTTCGGGGAGCGCGAGCGCATGCTGGGCGGCGCCGCGACCCACTTCGCCCTCGCGGCGTCGTTCTTCGACGAGATCCGCGTGGTCGGTCCGGTCGGCGACGACTTCGACGACGCCGCGTGGAAGACCCTGCGCACGCGCGGGATCAACACCGACGACGTCGAGCACGTCGCGGGCGGCAAGACGTTCTTCTGGAAGGGCGTCTACGGGGAGAACCTCAACTCGCGCGAGACGCTGGAGACGGACCTCAACGTCTTCGAGACGTTCGACCCGAAGCTCTCCCAGGCCGCCCAGGACGCCGACGTCCTGTTCCTGGCGAACATCCAGCCCGACCTCCAGTACGGCGTCCTGCAGCAGTGCACGAAGGCGCGCTTCACCGCCCTGGACTCGATGGACCTGTGGATCAACATCGCGCGCGAGTCGCTCGAGAAGACCATCAAGGCGGTCGACTGCCTGATCCTCAACGACGAGGAGCTCGAGCAGCTCACCGGCAAGCCCACCACCTACGGCGCGGCGCAGGAGATCCTCGGCTGGGGCCTGAAGGCGGTCGTCGGCAAGCAGGGCAAGTACGGCGCGGCGCTCTACACCGCCGACGGCGTGTTCGCGCTGCCCGCCTACCCGATGACCGACGTCGTCGACCCGACCGGCGCGGGCGACACGTTCGCCGGCGGCTTCGTCGGCTCGATCGCGGCGACCGAGGGCGAGATCACCCACGACGTGCTCAAGCGCGCAATGGCCTACGGCACGGCGATCGCCTCGTTCAACGTCCAGGAGTTCGGGACCGAGCGTGTCGAGCGGCTCACCGGCGACGAGATCGCGGCGCGCGTCGCGGATCTCCAGGGCATGACGGCGTTCGACGCCACGCCCGTCGCCCTCCGCGGCTAA